One Chelonoidis abingdonii isolate Lonesome George chromosome 17, CheloAbing_2.0, whole genome shotgun sequence DNA segment encodes these proteins:
- the ZFPL1 gene encoding zinc finger protein-like 1 isoform X1 — protein MGLCKCPKRKVTNLFCFEHRVNVCESCLVANHSKCIVQSYLQWLQDSDYNPNCRLCNTLLSTKDTARLVCYDLFHWSCLNEMANQLPKNTAPAGYQCPSCKGPIFPPANLVSPVASVLREKLSTVNWARAGLGLPLIDEADIIQETESPDTTDYTDWSSFSATAGPNSDETIQQSALSTSSYSAPPGLSSPQQQHMNNGGVKEEHSVIDMGNASNETITINPAASTPRKVYDTREGGGGSRASGTQIDCDEDKYRRRPTLSWFAQLLKSRSGSKKRQPRSLMQRFVIILLIGGIGFLTLIIIMSKLGRASADNDPNLDPMFNPHIRVGQE, from the exons ATGGGGCTGTGTAAATGCCCCAAAAGGAAAGTTACCAACCTTTTCTGTTTTGAGCACCGGGTGAATGTCTGTGAAAGCTGTCTCGTCGCAAACCATTCCAAG TGCATTGTTCAGTCCTATCTCCAGTGGCTTCAGGACAGTGATTACAACCCCAACTGTCGTCTTTGCAACACCCTCCTGTCCACCAAAGATACTGCCCGTCTTGTGTGTTATG ATCTGTTTCACTGGTCATGTCTCAATGAGATGGCAAACCAACTCCCAAAGAACACGGCCCCAGCTGGCTACCAGTGTCCCAGCTGCAAGGGTCCAATCTTCCCCCCCGCCAACCTGGTCAGTCCGGTGGCCTCAGTGCTGCGAGAGAAACTGTCGACCGTGAACTGGGCTCGGGCCGGGCTTGGGCTGCCACTG ATTGATGAGGCTGATATCATACAAGAGACAGAGTCGCCTGATACCACAGATTACACTGACTGGTCTAGCTTCTCTG CAACTGCAGGCCCCAACTCAGATGAGACCATCCAGCAGAGTGCCCTGTCAACCTCTTCCTACAGCGCTCCGCCCGGCCTctcttccccacagcagcagcacatgaacaatgggggggtgaaggaggagcaTTCAGTCATCGACATGGGGAATGCTAGCAATGAAACCATCACCATCAATCCAG cagcCTCTACACCACGGAAGGTCTATGACACCCGGGAGGGTGGGGGCGGCAGCAGGGCATCCGGCACCCAGATCGACTGTGATGAGGACAAGTACCGCCGGCGGCCAACGCTCAGTTGGTTCGCACAGCTTCTGAA GAGTCGCTCTGGGTCCAAGAAGCGGCAGCCAAGATCTCTGATGCAGCGGTTTGTCATCATCCTCCTGATTGGCGGCATCGGCTTCCTAACCCTGATCATCATCATGTCAAAGCTGGGCCGGGCATCGGCTGACAATGACCCCAACCTGGACCCCATGTTCAACCCCCACATCCGGGTGGGCCAGGAATGA
- the ZFPL1 gene encoding zinc finger protein-like 1 isoform X2, translating to MGLCKCPKRKVTNLFCFEHRVNVCESCLVANHSKCIVQSYLQWLQDSDYNPNCRLCNTLLSTKDTARLVCYDLFHWSCLNEMANQLPKNTAPAGYQCPSCKGPIFPPANLVSPVASVLREKLSTVNWARAGLGLPLIDEADIIQETESPDTTDYTDWSSFSATAGPNSDETIQQSALSTSSYSAPPGLSSPQQQHMNNGGVKEEHSVIDMGNASNETITINPASTPRKVYDTREGGGGSRASGTQIDCDEDKYRRRPTLSWFAQLLKSRSGSKKRQPRSLMQRFVIILLIGGIGFLTLIIIMSKLGRASADNDPNLDPMFNPHIRVGQE from the exons ATGGGGCTGTGTAAATGCCCCAAAAGGAAAGTTACCAACCTTTTCTGTTTTGAGCACCGGGTGAATGTCTGTGAAAGCTGTCTCGTCGCAAACCATTCCAAG TGCATTGTTCAGTCCTATCTCCAGTGGCTTCAGGACAGTGATTACAACCCCAACTGTCGTCTTTGCAACACCCTCCTGTCCACCAAAGATACTGCCCGTCTTGTGTGTTATG ATCTGTTTCACTGGTCATGTCTCAATGAGATGGCAAACCAACTCCCAAAGAACACGGCCCCAGCTGGCTACCAGTGTCCCAGCTGCAAGGGTCCAATCTTCCCCCCCGCCAACCTGGTCAGTCCGGTGGCCTCAGTGCTGCGAGAGAAACTGTCGACCGTGAACTGGGCTCGGGCCGGGCTTGGGCTGCCACTG ATTGATGAGGCTGATATCATACAAGAGACAGAGTCGCCTGATACCACAGATTACACTGACTGGTCTAGCTTCTCTG CAACTGCAGGCCCCAACTCAGATGAGACCATCCAGCAGAGTGCCCTGTCAACCTCTTCCTACAGCGCTCCGCCCGGCCTctcttccccacagcagcagcacatgaacaatgggggggtgaaggaggagcaTTCAGTCATCGACATGGGGAATGCTAGCAATGAAACCATCACCATCAATCCAG cCTCTACACCACGGAAGGTCTATGACACCCGGGAGGGTGGGGGCGGCAGCAGGGCATCCGGCACCCAGATCGACTGTGATGAGGACAAGTACCGCCGGCGGCCAACGCTCAGTTGGTTCGCACAGCTTCTGAA GAGTCGCTCTGGGTCCAAGAAGCGGCAGCCAAGATCTCTGATGCAGCGGTTTGTCATCATCCTCCTGATTGGCGGCATCGGCTTCCTAACCCTGATCATCATCATGTCAAAGCTGGGCCGGGCATCGGCTGACAATGACCCCAACCTGGACCCCATGTTCAACCCCCACATCCGGGTGGGCCAGGAATGA
- the CATSPERH gene encoding cation channel sperm-associated auxiliary subunit TMEM262, with protein sequence MVSIKVTNQPVLTPSMGWGGMSWKDPFVTITFPSKVIFTSASLLLLLVHMGIFGGDLYHFTVTQKFDLMSFHGTTVLLVSHVMSFYGALLGTFYTLETSDKVLRGFALTSLAMNFALFVGRFCLDYLTIEYREELY encoded by the exons ATGGTCAGCATCAAAGTTACCAACCAGCCAGTCCTTACACCTAGCATGGGATGGGGAGGTATGAGCTGGAAGGACCCCTTTGTCACCATCACTTTCCCCAGCAAAGTAATCTTCACCAgtgcctccctcctgctgctgctggttcaCATGGGTATCTTCGGAGGAGACCTCTACCACTTCACTGTGACCCAGAAGTTTGATCTCATGAGCTTTCATGGCACCACAGTACTACTG GTATCCCATGTGATGAGCTTTTACGGGGCCTTGCTTGGAACATTTTACACCTTGGAGACCAGTGACAAGGTTCTCAGGGGGTTTGCcctgacctcgctgg CAATGAACTTCGCCCTCTTCGTGGGCCGCTTCTGTCTGGACTACCTGACTATTGAATATAGAGAGGAGTTGTACTGA
- the VPS51 gene encoding vacuolar protein sorting-associated protein 51 homolog, with protein sequence MSGPLPGPPEPGSEPPGGKRRPHGMLKLYYGLPDPAGEARGGLAPGGDPGGPTDINGAHFDPEVFLTKLRKECSLTQLMDCETDMVKQIRALDSDMQTLVYENYNKFISATDTIRKMKNDFKKMEDEMDCLAANMAVITEFSARISSTLQDQHEQITKLSGVHTLLRKLQFLFELPARLTKCVELEAYGQAVRYYSKARSILHQYQHMPSFQGIQDDCQKIMANLAQKLREKFRDGGSGAKDLAECVELLLQLDEPAEELCDEFLSHARCRLEAELEALEAELGQPSGAPITDILEFIDRGCNIFVSNMCLVIASYQELFVSREGVQGITRMAQDKLVAFVNSLMETYFSLVEQRIQLEKGVGDNSLLVRALDRFHRRLQALAKLLPASNVAAEGTEIVVRAAKERIRQYLLALQSFYQDCLTDVRQSLAAPRLAGKESPNLAELLGTISASVLNQIKSVLTYVHLFMAKDITFSNKPYFKGEFCSQGVREGLIVGFIKSICQTARQFCETTGDKGGSTPPALLLLLSRLCLDYETSTISYILTLTDEQFLVQDHSPITPVTSLCAEAREAAQRLLNHYVKVQGLIISQMLRKSVETRDWVNTIEPRNVRAVMKRVVEDTTSIDVQVGLLYEEGVRKAQSSDSSKRTFSVYSSSRQQSRYAPSYTPSAPLDTNLLSNIQKLFSERIDIFSPVEFNKVSVLTGIIKISLKTFLECVRLRTFGRYGLQQIQVDCYYLQLYLWRFVCDENLVHFLLDEIVGSTAHRCLDPVPMEQSVIEVICERG encoded by the exons ATGTCGGGTCCCCTGCCGGGGCCGCCTGAGCCCGGCTCGGAGCCGCCGGGCGGGAAGCGGCGGCCGCACGGGATGCTGAAGCTCTACTACGGGCTGCCGGACCCGGCGGGGGAGGCTCGGGGCGGCCTGGCCCCAGGAGGGGATCCCGGGGGACCTACTGACATCAACGGGGCGCACTTCGACCCGGAAGTATTCCTCACTAAG CTGAGGAAGGAGTGCTCACTAACCCAGCTTATGGACTGTGAGACTGACATGGTAAAGCAGATCCGTGCCCTGGACAGCGACATGCAGACCTTGGTCTATGAGAACTACAACAAGTTCATCTCAGCCACAG ACACAATCCGCAAGATGAAGAATGACTTCAAGAAGATGGAGGATGAGATGGATTGCCTGGCTGCCAACATGGCTGTCATCACGGAGTTCAGCGCCCGCATCAGCAGCACCCTGCAGGACCAGCACGAGCAGATCACCAAGCTCTCGG GGGTCCACACGCTCCTGCGAAAGCTGCagttcctctttgagctgcctgCCCGCCTCACCAAGTGTGTGGAGCTGGAGGCCTATGGACAGGCAGTGCGCTACTACAGCAAAGCCCGCTCTATTCTGCACCAGTACCAGCACATGCCCTCCTTCCAGGGCATCCAGGACGACTGTCAGAAGATCATGGCCAACCTGGCACAGAAGCTGCGTGAGAAATTCAG GGATgggggctcaggggcaaaggaCCTGGCTGAGtgtgtggagctgctgctgcagctggatgaaccagcagaggagctgtGTGACGAATTCCTTTCCCATGCCCGCTGCCGGTTGGAGGCTGAGCTGGAGGCCCtagaagcagagctggggcagccaAGTGGTGCCCCTATCACTGACATCCTGGAGTTCATCGACCGTGGCTGCAACATCTTTGTCAGCAACATGTGCCTGGTGATCGCGTCCTACCAGGAGCTCTTTGTCAGCCGAGAAGGAGTGCAGGGCATCACCCGCATGGCACAGGACAAGCTGGTGGCCTTTGTCAACTCCCTCATGGAGACATACTTCTCCCTGGTAGAGCAGCGCATCCAGTTGGAAAAAGGGGTCGGGGACAACTCACTGCTGGTGCGGGCCCTGGACCGCTTCCACCGGCGCCTACAAGCCCTGGCCAAGCTGCTGCCGGCCTCCAACGTGGCAGCAGAGGGCACGGAGATTGTGGTGCGGGCTGCTAAGGAGCGCATCCGCCAGTACCTGCTGGCCCTGCAGAGCTTCTACCAGGACTGTCTGACAGATGTGCGCCAGTCGCTAGCTGCCCCGCGCCTAGCAGGCAAGGAGAGCCCCAACCTGGCCGAGCTGCTGGGCACCATCTCAGCCTCTGTCCTTAACCAGATCAAGTCGGTGCTCACCTACGTCCATCTCTTCATGGCAAAGGACATCACTTTCTCCAACAAGCCCTACTTCAAG GGTGAGTTCTGCAGCCAGGGTGTCCGCGAGGGCCTCATCGTTGGCTTCATCAAGTCCATCTGCCAGACAGCACGGCAATTCTGTGAGACCACAGGGGACAAGGgtggctccactccaccagccctACTGCTCCTGCTTTCCCGCCTCTGCCTGGACTACGAGACCTCCACCATCAGCTACATCCTCACCCTGACCGACGAGCAGTTCCTAGTGCAG GACCACTCCCCCATCACCCCGGTTACCAGCCTGTGTGCGGAGGCCCGCGAGGCAGCCCAGAGGCTGCTCAACCACTACGTGAAGGTGCAGGGGCTGATCATCTCCCAGATGCTGCGCAAGAGTGTGGAGACACGCGACTGGGTCAACACCATTGAGCCACGCAATGTGCGGGCTGTCATGAAAAGGGTGGTGGAGGACACCACCTCCATCGACGTGCAG GTGGGGCTCCTGTATGAAGAGGGTGTCCGCAAGGCCCAGAGCAGCGACTCCAGCAAGAGGACCTTCTCTGTGTACAGCAGCTCCCGGCAGCAGAGCCGCTATGCACCCAGCTACACGCCCAG TGCCCCCCTGGACACTAACCTCCTGAGTAACATTCAGAAGCTGTTCTCTGAGCGCATTGACATCTTCAGCCCCGTGGAGTTCAACAAG gtctcCGTCCTGACCGGCATCATCAAGATCAGCCTGAAGACCTTCCTGGAGTGCGTGCGGCTGCGGACCTTTGGGCGCTACGGTCTGCAGCAGATCCAGGTGGACTGCTACTATCTACAGCTCTACCTGTGGCGCTTTGTCTGCGATGAGAACCTGGTGCACTTCCTGCTAGATGAGATTGTGGGCAGCACAGCCCACCGCTGCCTGGACCCTGTGCCCATGGAGCAGAGTGTCATCGAGGTCATCTGTGAGAGGGGCTGA